The Rhodohalobacter sp. SW132 genomic sequence CGTTCATTATTTCATGCACAACAAATTCAGGCTGTTGTTCTGTGTATTGAACCTCTTTCAGACTTTTAGACTCCTCGGGAATATCAATTTCAAGACATATGCCATTATGATTACCTGCATATTGTGCCCACATAATAATATTTAGTGGATTTGTAGAGAAGCTAAGGACTCCAATATTCGCGACTTTTACTTCCATTAGTTTTGTCACCATATCTTGCAAATACCACATTGCAATATCTTTTGTACCGTTAGGTGTCTGTGTAGAGCTAACAATTACTTCAAAGAAGTTATAAATCTCATGTTTTGAATTACAATTGGGAAACTTTTGCAAAACTAATTCAAATTCATCGGACTCCATATCCTGCAAAATAAGCTCTATATCATTCAAGTTTTTACTGATTCTAAAATATGGCTTACAATCATACGGATCGTTTAAAAGTTCAGGTTTTGCAAACCAGAATCGATTATCTCTGATACAATTGCATCGTAACCTAAATAGCTTCTTTTGGGTTGCAGATAGTTCATTATCCCAGAATAATGGCATATACTTATATAAAAGCATATCTATTTTCTTTATTTCTGACTTATGCAGGAATTATTTATAGGAAAAGGACAAAAATTCCTAGTGGATAATCCAAGCTAAAAATCAGTCAAAATCCGTAATCAGAACTTCCGAAGGTTCTTTCTCACCACGAAGCCTTTCGGATACTTCTTCGGCACCGCGCAGAACACGCAGCATGTTGAGACCCGCAATTTTTTCAAGATCTTCCTCAGAATATCCGCGCCGGAGCAGTTCCGCAAAAAGATCCGGGTAGGTTGATACATCTTCAAGTCCTTCAGGAAGTGTTGGGATTCCGTCGTAGTCCCCGCCAATACCGATATAATCCACGCCGATCTGATCGCGGATATAATCGATATGATCTGCTACCTGGGAAAGTGTTGATTTAGGTGCCGGTCCGTGTTCGTCATCCCATTCATCCATCTTTTCAGATACTACATTTGATAGTCCCGGATTCAGGTACTCCATCTTTCGCTGATAGGCAGCCCTTTCCGCAAAATATTGCCGCCGCTCTTCCGATGTGAATGTCTCAACAAAGGTGACCATAACTAGGCCATCTTTCTCGGGAAGTATCTGCAGAACATCGTCCGGAACGTTCCTGGGGTGACCCGTTAATCCAAGTGCGTTGGAGTGCGAAAACATTACCGGGGCTTCCGATACGCGAATGGCATCTTTCATTGTTGCGGGAGTTACGTGTGACAGATCTACCATCATCCCGAGGCGGTTCATTTCGCGAATCACCTCTTCGCCAAATTCATTGAGTCCATCGTGCTGCGGATCATCCCCGGCAGCATCGGCCCAGTCGAGTGTCCTGCCGTGAGTGATGGTCATGTACCGTGCGCCCAGTTCATAAAACATCCGCAAAGTTGCAAGAGAGTTGGCGATAGAGTGGCCGCCTTCCATTCCTATGAGCGAGGCAATTTTTCCATCCTCAAAAATCCGTTCCACATCATCAGCAGTCAGCGCCAGTTCAAAATGGTCGGGATACTTTTCTACCATCCGGTAGACAAAATCGATCTGCTCCATCGTCTGTTTTACAGCCTCATTTTCCGGGATATTTGCACTTACATACACACTCCACCACTGTGCGCCTACACGGCCATCGCGAAGCCGCGGAATATCGGTATGCATCGGGCGGTCGAGTTGAGTGGTATCGTAAAAATCGAGCTCAGAAAATTTATATCCCACCCGGTTTCGGTACTGCCAGGGAGTATCATTATGGCCGTCAAACAGCGGAACACGTTCCAGAATTTCAATGGCCTGCTGGCGGTACTGTTCGTCGGAGTCGGTGACGGACTGCGCTCCCGCACATGCGGTTTGAAAAAGCAGCAGCGCGGTTATTAAGAGTATGGATTTTAGTCTGGGTATCATCATATCGGATTTGTTGAGTATTGATCTTTGAAATTGATTTATTTTCAACTGGTTTACATCTCTTCGGCTTCAGCCAGTTGTTCAAAACGGACAAACGCGGTACGAACGCGAATCAGCGGTTCGGTTTGAGTCCACGCAAAGAAGATTCCTTTATCCATCGGGGCAATTCTGGGGAAACCGCTCCTCCGGCTCGAGCTTGTGATTCCAACCCGCAAAGGCTCTCCCAGCTCATTTTCCGGCGACAGGGTCCGCATCATCACATACCCGGTACCATTTCTGCCAGCAAGCCAGCTTACATATATTTTCCCGTCATCCCCAATGGCCAGATCGGCACGCCCCTGGGCGTATTCCCGTGCGACAACAACCGGATCACCAAATGTATCCCCGCCATCTCTTGAAACGGCAACTTTCACAACCGAATCGTCATCCGCTTCGGTATACCACGAGACGGCAACCAGGTCACCATTCGCATCAATTCTTGGGCCATTTACAGGGCAGCCACTGATTTGCCATCCATCTTCGTGGACTGGACGCGGATCGGACCACTCACCGGTTTCCAGATCGTACGATGCAATTGAAATATCGCGGATTTCATCTTCGGTTCGGTCGCGGTACACAGCCAGTGCCCTGCCGTTAGAAAGCACCATATCCGTTGAACAACAGTCGCAAATCATGGCATCAATTTCTCTTTCGCGCGTGAGGGAGCCGTCACGGGAAACTTCAGCCGAGCGAAGCGTCATCGCTTTTTCGGGATCATCATATTCATCATGCCCGCGATCCTCCGTATTTCTTCCATCGAGCCAGATTGCCAAAACCCGATCAGAATCGAGCGGTTCCATCGACACAAACCCGTGCTCCGTTGCTGTTCCGTCGCGGTGTGGGGTGATGGGATCGGTCCAGCGGCGCGCCTCCTCCGCCGGAAACGCAATATTCACATTATAGGCGTACGGTCCGCCGGGAATTTTTCGAAGCCAGTGAGCGGCCACAACCTCTCCATCAAGAGAAACAACCGATGGAAAATCGGCAAAGTTTACAAAATAGTTAGTGCTCAGGCCAACCGTCCGGGGTGGTGTCCATCCCTCTTCATTATACGTCGTAAATTCAATGGCATAAATCTCTTCGTCAATGCCGGAGATCCAGCTCATGGTAATCGTACCCGAATCATCCTGATGGAGATTGGGATAGCGGCTGCCGATTTCTGCCGGGTTATTCAGACTAAATTCAAATGTGGGCTGCTGCCTTTCCTGTTCACAGGCAAGCAGCAAGATGGAAATAAAAACGGCAATTAATGCCCGGGATAACAGATTCATACGAAACCTTTTTGGTGATGATAATCCTTGGTATTTTATAACGGATCGGCGTTGCGGCCGGTTCCTAAAATAATCGTGATAGTTTAAACATCCTAACCGGTTTCCTTTGCTTCAGATAGACGGAATAACATTACATTTTGGTGAACGCGCCCTTTTTGACAACATCAATACAATTATTAATCCCGGCGAGCGGATCGGCCTTGTAGGTCCAAATGGGGCAGGAAAATCGACTCTCCTCAAAATCATTGCCGGAGAACAGCAGGCGGATAGCGGCTCGATCAGCATGAGCAATGAAGCTACCGTTGGGTACCTGCCACAGGACGGGGTGGAACCTGATCCGGATCTGACCGTCTTTGAGGAAGTGGAACACGCGTTCTCTGAGATTATGAAATTGCGCGATCAGTTTGATACGGTACAGGCCAAAATGGAATCCGTAGCCGCTGACAGCGCTGAACATGAAGAGGCACTTCAGCAGTTTGGAGAAATACAGCACAAGCTGGAAAATTCCGGTTCCTACACGCTTCAGGCCGAAATTGAACGAATTCTGGCCGGACTCGGGTTTGATGAAGAAGATTTTATACGCTCCACAACCGAATTCAGCGGGGGCTGGCTGATGCGGATCGCGCTCGCAAAACTGTTACTTCGTCAGCCCACCTACCTTCTGCTCGATGAGCCCACCAACCACCTCGATATCGAATCGCTGCAGTGGATTGAAACATTTCTGAGAAATTATGATGGCGCCGTAATTATCGTATCGCATGACCGGGCATTCCTGGATAATGTGACCACCCGAACGCTGGCCCTCAGCCGCGGATCACTCGATGATTACGCCGGGAACTATACGTTTTATGAAAAAAAATATGCGAAGGAGAAGGAGCTGCTGAAACAGCAGTTTGAAAATCAGCAGAAGGAGATCAAGCAGACGCAAGAGTTTATCGACCGTTTTCGATACAAGGCTACCAAAGCGAAGCAGGTTCAGAGCCGGATCAAACAGCTCGAAAAAATGGAGCAGATTGAACTGGAGCAGGAACAGTCGGAGATCTCCTTCCACTTTCCGCCCGCCGCGCGGTCGGGCCAGGTGGTGATGAAGCTGGAAAATGTAGTAAAAAAATATGGCGACAACACCGTTTTTGACGGGCTTGATTATGAAATTGAACGGGGCGATAAGATTGCGGTGGTCGGGCCGAACGGTGCCGGTAAATCCACGATGATTCGCATCCTGGCCGGACTGGAACCCATTACAGACGGAGAGCGAAAAGTGGGCTACAACGTAACACCCGGCTATTTTGCCCAGCACCAGGCCGAAGAACTGGAGCCAAAAAATACGCCGCTGGATGAGATGCGGCTGGCCGGCTCAAATGAATCGGAGACAAAATTGCGTACCATCCTCGGGTCATTTTTGTTTGTCGGGGATGATGTGTTCAAGAAAGTTAGCGTACTTTCAGGTGGTGAAAAAAGCCGGGTGGCGCTGGCCAAAATGCTTTTGAGCGACGGCAATTTTCTGATTTTTGATGAGCCTACCAATCACCTTGATATGCAGTCGAAAGAGATCCTGCAGCAGGCACTCCAGCAGTTTGAGGGCACGCTGATGATTGTATCGCACGACCGTCATTTTCTCGACCCGATTGTCAACAAAACACTGGAAGTTCAGCCCGGACGGATCAAAACCTGGCTCGGAAATGTGAGTTACTACCTCGACAAAAAAGCGTTAGAGGAGAATTCACCTGATGCTCAACCCGAACGCTCTAAAAACGGATCATCAGCCCAATCCAATACGGATGGACTCAGCCGAAAAGAGCAACGCAGGCTTGAGGCGGAAAAACGAAATGCTCTGTCAAAGAAAATCAAACCACTGAAAAAACGCCTTCAGGAAATTGAAAAAGAAATTCAAACGCACGAAAACCGGATTTCAGAAATTGAATCAATGATGGCTGAGACCGATTTTTATGATGATTCTGAAAAGGTGAAAAAGGTCTCACTCGAATATGAAGAGTTAAAACATGAGCTGGGGCAGTCGTTCAACAAATGGGAAGAGATCGCCGGACGAATTGAGTTTATTGAGGAGGAGTATGAGAGTTGAACTGTTGAGTATCACGCTTTGGGTGCTGTGGAGTGTTACGCTGCGCGTAACGTTGAACTGTGGAATTGTTTACCCGTTTACACGTTTCGATGCCAAGAATACTCTTATCGCAATCGGCAATTCCACGATTCAACAGTTACACAGCACTTGAAGCGTGATACTCAACAACCCAACGCTAAGTAATCATTTAACTACACATTAGTAATCAATAGTCCTATGCCCGACCAAAACGAAGCGTTTATTGTTGATGCGATCCGAACTCCAATTGGCAACTTCCGCGGAACCCTTTCTCCTGTCCGGACCGATGATCTCGGGGCGATCGTGATCAAAGAGCTGATGAACAGGAATTCCGGTGTTGATCCAAAAGCGATTGACGACGTGATTTTTGGCTGTGCCAACCAGGCAGGCGAGGATAACCGGAATGTGGCTCGGATGGCGCTCCTGCTGGCGGGCCTCCCCTACTCGGTACCGGGCGAGACGGTCAACAGGCTGTGCGCTTCAAGTATGTCAGCCGCCATTCATGCGCGCCGGGCGATTGCTGCCGACGAAGGAGAGATCTTTATCACCGGAGGTGTGGAGCATATGACGCGCGGACCGTGGGCGATCTCAAAAGCATCCAAACCGTTTGGAAATGATGCAGAAATGCACGATACCAGTTTTGGCTGGCGGTTCATCAACCCGAAAATGGAGGAGCTGTACGGTACTGACGGGATGGGAAATACCGCTGAAAACCTCGTGGAAAAATATGGTATTGAACGGGAAGCGCAGGACAAGTTTGCCGCGTGGAGTCAGCTGAAAGCAGCCAAAGCCCGAGAAAGCGGCAGGCTGGCCGAAGAGATCGTGCCGGTGGAGATTCCGCGTAGAAAGCAGGATTCAATCCTTTTTAAAGATGATGAATTTATCCGTCCCGACACCACTGCCGAAGTTTTGGCAAAACTGCGACCGGCTTTCAAAAAAGATGGAAGTGTGACCGCCGGGAATGCCTCCGGATTGAATGACGGATCGGCCGCCATGCTGATCGCATCCGGAAAAGCGTTGACGGATCACAACCTGGAGCCGATGGCGCGGATTGTATCCTCAGGCGTTGCGGGTGTAGAACCGAGAATTATGGGAATCGGCCCGGTTTACGCGTCGGAAATTGCGTTGAAACGTGCGGGTCTGTCCCTTGACGATATGGATATCCTGGAGCTGAACGAAGCGTTTGCGGCACAGGTCCTTGCATGTACCAGAAAAATGGGAATTGAGGATCACGATGAGCGGATCAATCCAAATGGAGGAGCGATAGCTTTGGGCCATCCACTTGGAGTAAGCGGTGCGCGGATTCTGCAAACAGCCGCGATCGAGCTTCAAAAGCAGAAAAAGCATTACGCACTGGTTACGATGTGTGTGGGCGTTGGGCAGGGATATGCTGTGATTTTGGAAAGGGCTTAGGGGCTCACGCAACGGCGCTAAGGCGCGACGGTTAATGCATTTACAAATAAAGTATTAATGAGGCGAGACGTATTTATTGTCCTCTTTTATGGATTCACTTTCATATTTATTTCACTTTCCTACATGCTTTCTCCCAAAGCACACCCAATGAATTCTTCGATCCTTCCAGATTCCTGTGATATCAAACCATCCCCGGACTTTATATACTTCTTTCTGAATTGGTTTTTTTTAATACCTCGACATCATTCAACTCCTGAATCAAGTCCATAAACTACTGAAGCTTTTTCTATTTTTAATTTTAATCGTTACTGGATCCATCATAACTCCAGATAATTTTTATTTTAGAGTTACACAGACATACAAATTTCCTGGTATACGAAGTTGAAATCTGGATGAGATTTTTTGTTCAGCCTTGAGTTTTATTAAATCATCACAACTCTTCATTTTTTATGAAATATAATCTACAAATTTTACTCCTACTTTTTATTTCCGCTGGGATCCTCGGCTGTGATTTTGAAAACGATACCTCATCCACAGAACCCGACGTCAATCTCGTCCCCGTGGATTTTGGCTGGGCACAGTCTTCCGTCAATACAGTGGTCTTCCGGATCAACAGCATAGATAGCCATGATAATTTTCAGGTTATTTCTTATTACGACGATGAAGGAGCGGTGAAACTGGCTTCACGGTATCACGATGAAACAGATTGGCAGATCTACTCCACCCCATTCACCGGAGATGTGACCAATGCGCATAATGCAATCAGCATTGGGTTTGATGGGGATGGAAAACTTCACATGGTTTGGGGACTTCATAATGCTCCGATGCAGTATGTCCGGGCGGATCACCCGCAGGATAGTCTTTCGTTTTCTGATCCGGAGCCGATGACCGGGGAGTTTGAATCGTCTGTAACCTACCCGCAATTTTTCAAACTTCCCGATGGCGACCTGCTCTTTATGTATCGGGATGGCGGATCCGGCCGGGGTGATATCATGCTCAATCGCTATCACCTGCAGGAAGATCGCTGGAGTGCGCTTCAGCATCCGGTTATTGATGGCGGCGGTGAGCTGAGCCCTTATCCAAATCCAATCGCCATCGACAGGGATGGTGGCTGGCATCTCTCCTGGAACTGGCGGGAAACTCCCGATGTGGCCAGCAATCACAATCTTGCGTACGCCTACTCTCCCGACGAGGGCGAAACCTGGCTGACATCTTCGGGAGACCGGTACGATCTGCCTATCAACGCTGAAAATGCTGATATTGTGAGGGAGATTCCGCAAAACAGTGACCTCATCAATCAAACCACAATGGCGGCCGATGCCGATGGCAACCCCTTAATTGCTACCTATTGGCGCGCTGATGACGGTGATGTGCCGCAGTATCATGTGATCCGGCGGGATAGCGAATCTGGTGAATGGATCACACACCAGGTCACGGAACGAACGCTCGACTTCAGCCTCAGCGGATATGGCACACGGCGAATACCGATTGCAAGACCATTAGCCATCACCACGGAAGATAACCGTATTATCATGATCTTTCGCGATTTTGAACGGGGCGGCGGTGTTTCCGCATCTATCGGAGAGCCGCCAAATTATTCTGAATGGAGCATCATCGATCTTGACAGCACATCCGTTGGGCTTTGGGAACCGACTTTCGATCCATCCAAATGGAAGAATGACGGCGAGCTGCATCTTTTCCATCAGAATGTGGGACAGGGTCAGGGCGAAACTTTGGAAGAGATTTCCGCGCAGCAGATTTCGGTCCTGGAATGGAAGCCGTAAGAATTGGGACTGACAAGTATTTGATAATTATTTTTGAATGATTCGCCTTGAAACGGAAACATGAATATCAGAAATGAATTCAGCACCCTTCTGTTCTTCGGGTGTCCACAATGGAGAATATTTTCCAGCCATCAGGTTTTTTTACCAGGTTCATCGTATTTACGCCGCAATGGCTGAATTCACCGCTTACAAAAAACTGGTACTCCATCCAGGCTGTTGCAAGGTTTTCATCTTCATGAGAAATAAACGAGGTAAGCTGCTCGTCGAGCGTGCCCGGTTCTGTCGCTGAAACCGAGCGGATAAAATCGTCAAACCGGGTTTCTCTCAAGCTCGTGTTCCCGTTCTCCTGAATCACTGTATGCAGCGTTGCCCCTTCTGTGATCAGCTCTCTGATTCGTTCACCATCGGAATCTCGCATCATATCGAAGAGCGTTGTAACCACTTTTTCTATTTCATTTCCCCTTTCATCATTTCCATGACTATTGTATTCACCCGACTGGATAAGCACAAGTAAAGAACTAATTATTATTAACTTATTCATTATATATAATTTTTTGTTTCGATTTCTGAATGGGATATAGTAGCTAAACTTCACATAAGACGATACAAAAATAATTTGATATTATTATAGTGTATTAGTATACTGGTGCAGTACATAACTAATTTAATACTATGGTCTCAATAAAAAATCTGTCCTTTGCATTTAAAAAGAATGAACCGCTCTTTAACGGGTTGAATCTCGATCTGCAGCCGGGCAAAACCTACGGTCTCTTCGGATTGAATGGCGCCGGTAAAAGTTCGTTGCTGAATATCATGACCGGAATGCTTTTCCCTGCAAAAGGCGAGTGCATGGTATTTGGAAAAGAATCCCGGGAACGGGATCCGCTTGTTCTGAGTGAACTTTTTATTGTTCCCGAGCAGTTTGACCTGCCGTCACTTCCTATCCGAAAGTATATCGCCCTCCACGCCCCGTTTTATCCACGGTTTGATGTGGAATTACTAAACCGTGCGATGGAAATTTTTGAAGTGAACGGTGATAAGAAGTTACCGGATCTCTCCTATGGTCAGCGTAAAAAATTCCTGATTTCCTTTGCATTCGCAAC encodes the following:
- a CDS encoding DUF2971 domain-containing protein → MLLYKYMPLFWDNELSATQKKLFRLRCNCIRDNRFWFAKPELLNDPYDCKPYFRISKNLNDIELILQDMESDEFELVLQKFPNCNSKHEIYNFFEVIVSSTQTPNGTKDIAMWYLQDMVTKLMEVKVANIGVLSFSTNPLNIIMWAQYAGNHNGICLEIDIPEESKSLKEVQYTEQQPEFVVHEIMNEKHGRFLDLFYTKSMHWQHESEWRMVTRQGNEAKQIPGAVIKKIIYGINVSNETKGKVSELVGREIPSKQIKMKQIYVLHWDT
- a CDS encoding dipeptidase, coding for MIPRLKSILLITALLLFQTACAGAQSVTDSDEQYRQQAIEILERVPLFDGHNDTPWQYRNRVGYKFSELDFYDTTQLDRPMHTDIPRLRDGRVGAQWWSVYVSANIPENEAVKQTMEQIDFVYRMVEKYPDHFELALTADDVERIFEDGKIASLIGMEGGHSIANSLATLRMFYELGARYMTITHGRTLDWADAAGDDPQHDGLNEFGEEVIREMNRLGMMVDLSHVTPATMKDAIRVSEAPVMFSHSNALGLTGHPRNVPDDVLQILPEKDGLVMVTFVETFTSEERRQYFAERAAYQRKMEYLNPGLSNVVSEKMDEWDDEHGPAPKSTLSQVADHIDYIRDQIGVDYIGIGGDYDGIPTLPEGLEDVSTYPDLFAELLRRGYSEEDLEKIAGLNMLRVLRGAEEVSERLRGEKEPSEVLITDFD
- a CDS encoding sialidase family protein; translation: MNLLSRALIAVFISILLLACEQERQQPTFEFSLNNPAEIGSRYPNLHQDDSGTITMSWISGIDEEIYAIEFTTYNEEGWTPPRTVGLSTNYFVNFADFPSVVSLDGEVVAAHWLRKIPGGPYAYNVNIAFPAEEARRWTDPITPHRDGTATEHGFVSMEPLDSDRVLAIWLDGRNTEDRGHDEYDDPEKAMTLRSAEVSRDGSLTREREIDAMICDCCSTDMVLSNGRALAVYRDRTEDEIRDISIASYDLETGEWSDPRPVHEDGWQISGCPVNGPRIDANGDLVAVSWYTEADDDSVVKVAVSRDGGDTFGDPVVVAREYAQGRADLAIGDDGKIYVSWLAGRNGTGYVMMRTLSPENELGEPLRVGITSSSRRSGFPRIAPMDKGIFFAWTQTEPLIRVRTAFVRFEQLAEAEEM
- a CDS encoding ABC-F family ATP-binding cassette domain-containing protein — encoded protein: MLQIDGITLHFGERALFDNINTIINPGERIGLVGPNGAGKSTLLKIIAGEQQADSGSISMSNEATVGYLPQDGVEPDPDLTVFEEVEHAFSEIMKLRDQFDTVQAKMESVAADSAEHEEALQQFGEIQHKLENSGSYTLQAEIERILAGLGFDEEDFIRSTTEFSGGWLMRIALAKLLLRQPTYLLLDEPTNHLDIESLQWIETFLRNYDGAVIIVSHDRAFLDNVTTRTLALSRGSLDDYAGNYTFYEKKYAKEKELLKQQFENQQKEIKQTQEFIDRFRYKATKAKQVQSRIKQLEKMEQIELEQEQSEISFHFPPAARSGQVVMKLENVVKKYGDNTVFDGLDYEIERGDKIAVVGPNGAGKSTMIRILAGLEPITDGERKVGYNVTPGYFAQHQAEELEPKNTPLDEMRLAGSNESETKLRTILGSFLFVGDDVFKKVSVLSGGEKSRVALAKMLLSDGNFLIFDEPTNHLDMQSKEILQQALQQFEGTLMIVSHDRHFLDPIVNKTLEVQPGRIKTWLGNVSYYLDKKALEENSPDAQPERSKNGSSAQSNTDGLSRKEQRRLEAEKRNALSKKIKPLKKRLQEIEKEIQTHENRISEIESMMAETDFYDDSEKVKKVSLEYEELKHELGQSFNKWEEIAGRIEFIEEEYES
- a CDS encoding 3-oxoadipyl-CoA thiolase; translated protein: MPDQNEAFIVDAIRTPIGNFRGTLSPVRTDDLGAIVIKELMNRNSGVDPKAIDDVIFGCANQAGEDNRNVARMALLLAGLPYSVPGETVNRLCASSMSAAIHARRAIAADEGEIFITGGVEHMTRGPWAISKASKPFGNDAEMHDTSFGWRFINPKMEELYGTDGMGNTAENLVEKYGIEREAQDKFAAWSQLKAAKARESGRLAEEIVPVEIPRRKQDSILFKDDEFIRPDTTAEVLAKLRPAFKKDGSVTAGNASGLNDGSAAMLIASGKALTDHNLEPMARIVSSGVAGVEPRIMGIGPVYASEIALKRAGLSLDDMDILELNEAFAAQVLACTRKMGIEDHDERINPNGGAIALGHPLGVSGARILQTAAIELQKQKKHYALVTMCVGVGQGYAVILERA
- a CDS encoding BNR repeat-containing protein, with protein sequence MKYNLQILLLLFISAGILGCDFENDTSSTEPDVNLVPVDFGWAQSSVNTVVFRINSIDSHDNFQVISYYDDEGAVKLASRYHDETDWQIYSTPFTGDVTNAHNAISIGFDGDGKLHMVWGLHNAPMQYVRADHPQDSLSFSDPEPMTGEFESSVTYPQFFKLPDGDLLFMYRDGGSGRGDIMLNRYHLQEDRWSALQHPVIDGGGELSPYPNPIAIDRDGGWHLSWNWRETPDVASNHNLAYAYSPDEGETWLTSSGDRYDLPINAENADIVREIPQNSDLINQTTMAADADGNPLIATYWRADDGDVPQYHVIRRDSESGEWITHQVTERTLDFSLSGYGTRRIPIARPLAITTEDNRIIMIFRDFERGGGVSASIGEPPNYSEWSIIDLDSTSVGLWEPTFDPSKWKNDGELHLFHQNVGQGQGETLEEISAQQISVLEWKP
- a CDS encoding nuclear transport factor 2 family protein; this translates as MNKLIIISSLLVLIQSGEYNSHGNDERGNEIEKVVTTLFDMMRDSDGERIRELITEGATLHTVIQENGNTSLRETRFDDFIRSVSATEPGTLDEQLTSFISHEDENLATAWMEYQFFVSGEFSHCGVNTMNLVKKPDGWKIFSIVDTRRTEGC
- a CDS encoding ATP-binding cassette domain-containing protein, whose translation is MVSIKNLSFAFKKNEPLFNGLNLDLQPGKTYGLFGLNGAGKSSLLNIMTGMLFPAKGECMVFGKESRERDPLVLSELFIVPEQFDLPSLPIRKYIALHAPFYPRFDVELLNRAMEIFEVNGDKKLPDLSYGQRKKFLISFAFATQTKLLLMDEPTNGLDIPSKSQFRKLQASLQREDRCVVISTHQVRDLGSMIDHITVLKDGNIVFNHSLEEILSTISFQKTDPNPNEEILYSEEILGGLHAITPYKNRAKETDIDLELLFNGIIHQTETITREFKSREK